One genomic window of Mycteria americana isolate JAX WOST 10 ecotype Jacksonville Zoo and Gardens chromosome 6, USCA_MyAme_1.0, whole genome shotgun sequence includes the following:
- the LOC142411685 gene encoding protein PIGBOS1-like translates to MWGRLPLPQVALAVALGVASGLYIYRPVFQPPGPRQPPEGTAEPPAEAAPEKRP, encoded by the coding sequence ATGTGggggcggctgccgctgccgcagGTGGCGCTGGCCGTGGCGCTTGGCGTGGCCAGCGGGCTCTACATCTACCGGCCCGTCTTCCAGCCGCccgggccccggcagccccccgagGGCACGGCGGAGCCGCCGGCGGAGGCCGCGCCGGAGAAGAGGCCCTGA
- the PIGB gene encoding GPI alpha-1,2-mannosyltransferase 3 encodes MPAGGAAAPAPTDTRVRRRGLSALLGGTLAPRRGKRRGDGGRTLGAPRPGAASPRGPEQRRARRGAPHLKDGRPQSGGLPFARVTGRKCWRCPRGREVAHAPPPEARPRAWRRPVGCWRGPGRGPGGRRRCGSASGGRCCTAPPAEPPGSEAPTSFVPDEYWQSLEVAHRMVFNYGYLTWEWANGLRGYSYPLIFASIYKALQLLAKDDVQLLIWVPRLAQAVLAAFADVKLYSLVQHLENAETAKCVYFCQLCSWFTWYSCTRTLTNTMETLLTIFALSYYPIKGSKMGNSCKYLALIALAIVIRPTAVIPWIPLVFSHFLQEQRKADLILHNCIPVGLVTVGTSLIIDRVFFGEWVLVQLNFLKFNVLQNLGTFYGSHPWHWYFTQGLPVILGTHLPFFIHGCVLAPKRYRIFLMAVIWTVLVYSTLSHKEFRFIYPVLPFCMVFCGYSLKHLKAWKKSAASFLLLSNLVPALYTGLIHQRGSLDVMSHIQQLCNNSYQSQAFVFIMMPCHSTPFYSHVHCPLKMRFLQCPPDLTGNESYIDEADVFYSNPLGWLNKEFYNDTLLPSHLIFFSVLEQEISSFLALRGYEKTATVFHTHVPQGRVGSHIYVYRKKTETNHT; translated from the exons ATGCCGGCAGGCGGCGCTGCCGCACCTGCGCCCACAGACACGCGCGTGAGGCGCCGCGGCCTCTCCGCGCTCCTCGGCGGCACCCTCGCCCCCAGGCGGGGAAAGCGGAGAGGGGACGGGGGCAGAACGCtcggcgctccccgccccggggcggctTCGCCCCGCGGCCCCGAGCAGCGCCGTGCCAGACGCGGCGCCCCTCACCTGAAGGACGGGAGACCACAGAGCGGAGGCCTCCCGTTCGCTAGAGTGACCGGAAGGAAGTGCTGGCGGTGTCCCCGCGGCCGTGAGGTCGCGCATGCGCCGCCTCCGGAGGCCCGCCCCCGCGCATGGAGGCGGCCGGTGGGCTGCTGGCGCGGGCCCGGGCGCGGGCCCGGAGGCCGGAGGCGGTGCGGCTCCGCAAGCGGCGGTCGGTGCTGTACAGCGCCCCCGGCGGAGCCGCCGGGCAGCGAGGCGCCG ACCAGCTTCGTCCCGGATGAGTACTGGCAGTCGCTGGAAGTGGCGCATCGCATGGTCTTCAA ttatggCTACCTAACTTGGGAATGGGCAAATGGCTTAAGGGGCTATTCATACCCACTGATCTTTGCAAGCATCTACAAAGCTTTACAGCTGCTGGCTAAGGACGATGTTCAGCTGCTG ATATGGGTCCCTAGGCTTGCACAggcagtgttggcagcttttgctGATGTGAAGCTTTACTCATTAGTGCAACACCTtgaaaatgcagaaacagcaaagtGCGTG taCTTCTGCCAGCTGTGTTCCTGGTTTACATGGTATTCCTGTACCAGAACTCTAACAAACACCATGGAAACTCTTCTTACCATTTTTGCTCTTTCCTACTATCCGATAAAAGGTTCCAAGATGGGGAACAG TTGCAAATATTTAGCTTTGATAGCACTTGCAATTGTTATTCGTCCCACCGCTGTTATACCATGGATACCTTTGGTCTTCAGTCATTTTTTGCAAGAACAGAGGAAAGCAGACCTTATCCTACACAACTGCATTCCAGTTGG ATTGGTCACAGTAGGAACCTCTTTAATAATTGACCGTGTGTTTTTTGGTGAG TGGGTACTGGTTCAGCTGAACTTCTTGAAATTCAACGTGCTGCAGAATTTGGGAACGTTTTACGGATCTCATCCTTGGCATTGGTACTTCACTCAGGGACTACCAGTCATCTTGGGTACCCATCTGCCTTTCTTTATTCATGGCTGTGTGCTAGCACCAAAAAGGTATCGCATCTTTCTAATGGCAGTGATTTGGACAGTGTTGGTTTACAG CACGCTCAGCCATAAAGAATTCAGGTTCATCTATCCAGTACTGCCATTTTGCATGGTTTTTTGTG GATATTCTTTGAAACACCTGAAAGCATGGAAAAAATCTGCAGCAAGTTTCCTGCTTTTATCAAACTTAGTCCCAGCCCTGTATACAGGCTTGATTCACCAGCGAGGTTCTCTTGATGTTATGAGTCATATACAACAACTCTGTAATAACTCTTACCAGTCACAAGCTTTTGTCTTCATCATGATGCCGTGCCACTCTACTCCATTTTACAG TCATGTTCACTGTCCTCTAAAAATGAGATTCCTTCAGTGTCCCCCAGACCTAACCGGAAATGAGAGCTATATTGATGAAGCAGATGTATTTTACTCTAATCCACTTGGCTGGCTGAATAAGGAGTTTTACAATGATACGTTATTACCCAGTCACTTGATCTTCTTCAGTGTGCTAGAACAG GAAATATCATCATTTCTAGCTTTAAGGGGCTATGAGAAAACAGCCACTGTCTTTCACACTCATGTACCTCAAGGACGAGTTGGAAGCCACATCTACgtctacaggaaaaaaactgaaacgAATCATACCTGA